One region of Bosea sp. 29B genomic DNA includes:
- a CDS encoding LysE family translocator, producing the protein MTPQLLIAFVGYAFVTSITPGPNNTLLLASGANHGFRASLPLLFGINLGFSGLVLAVGLGLGGLFTAIPILHDVLRYAGSAYLLYLAWKIARSAPMEPGAEAAPPLSFPAAAAFQWVNPKAWIMAVGAVAAYTPTEGYFLNLAIVVIVYALVNGPCIAVWAVGGTLLRGLLADPARQRVFNVVMALLLAASLYPILVS; encoded by the coding sequence ATGACCCCACAACTCCTCATTGCCTTCGTCGGCTATGCCTTCGTGACCTCGATCACGCCCGGGCCGAACAACACGCTGCTGCTGGCCTCCGGCGCCAATCATGGCTTCCGCGCCAGCCTGCCGCTGCTGTTCGGGATCAATCTTGGCTTCTCCGGGCTGGTCCTGGCTGTTGGCCTCGGGTTAGGGGGCCTGTTCACCGCTATCCCCATCCTGCACGACGTCCTGCGTTATGCCGGCAGCGCCTATCTGCTCTATCTCGCCTGGAAGATCGCCCGTTCAGCTCCGATGGAGCCTGGAGCAGAGGCGGCGCCGCCACTCAGCTTCCCGGCGGCCGCGGCGTTCCAATGGGTCAACCCGAAGGCCTGGATCATGGCGGTCGGAGCCGTCGCGGCCTACACGCCGACGGAGGGCTATTTCCTCAACCTCGCCATCGTCGTGATCGTCTACGCCCTGGTCAACGGGCCCTGCATCGCCGTCTGGGCAGTCGGCGGCACGCTGTTGCGCGGCCTGCTGGCCGATCCGGCCCGCCAGCGCGTGTTCAACGTCGTGATGGCGCTGCTGCTTGCCGCCTCGCTCTATCCGATCCTGGTGAGCTGA
- a CDS encoding ABC transporter ATP-binding protein has protein sequence MTKRFGKRTVVDNVDLTVRQGEIVGFLGPNGSGKTTTIRLICGLLTPDAGEGTVLGLDVRTQSAQIKLQVGYMTQKFSFYEDLTIEENLTFVARLYALKPVEEAVARTLDNLGLTSRKDQLAGTLSGGWKQRLALAACIMHQPKLLLLDEPTAGVDPKARREFWDEIHRLAGDGLTVLVSTHYMDEAERCHRIGYIAYGRMLATGTVDEVVKGSGLSTFVVHGALKPTEIAELAKTDGVEQVAPFGTTLHVVGTDKAKLEQALAHLKDRPGISVEPDATSLEDVFIQFMAKAQAEGRAA, from the coding sequence ATGACCAAGCGCTTCGGCAAGCGCACGGTGGTCGACAATGTCGACCTGACCGTCAGGCAGGGTGAGATCGTCGGCTTTCTCGGGCCGAACGGCTCCGGCAAGACCACGACGATCCGGCTGATCTGCGGCCTGCTCACGCCCGATGCCGGCGAGGGCACCGTGCTGGGGCTCGATGTCCGCACGCAAAGTGCGCAGATCAAGCTGCAGGTCGGCTACATGACCCAGAAGTTCTCGTTCTATGAGGACCTGACGATCGAGGAGAACCTGACCTTCGTCGCCCGCCTCTACGCGCTGAAGCCGGTGGAGGAGGCGGTTGCGCGCACGCTCGACAATCTCGGCCTGACCTCGCGCAAGGACCAGCTCGCCGGCACGCTGTCGGGCGGCTGGAAGCAGCGCCTCGCGCTCGCCGCCTGCATCATGCACCAGCCGAAATTGCTGCTGCTCGACGAGCCGACTGCCGGCGTCGATCCGAAGGCGCGTCGCGAATTCTGGGACGAGATCCATCGCCTCGCCGGCGACGGGCTGACCGTGCTGGTCTCGACCCATTACATGGACGAGGCCGAGCGCTGCCACCGCATCGGCTACATCGCCTATGGCAGGATGCTGGCGACCGGCACGGTCGACGAGGTCGTGAAGGGCTCGGGGCTCTCGACCTTCGTCGTCCATGGCGCGCTGAAGCCGACCGAGATCGCCGAGCTGGCGAAGACCGATGGCGTCGAGCAGGTCGCGCCCTTCGGGACGACGCTGCATGTGGTCGGCACCGACAAGGCCAAGCTCGAACAGGCGCTGGCGCATCTGAAGGATCGCCCCGGCATCAGCGTCGAGCCGGACGCGACCAGCCTGGAGGACGTCTTCATCCAGTTCATGGCCAAGGCCCAAGCCGAGGGGAGAGCGGCATGA
- a CDS encoding LysR family transcriptional regulator: MDRLTSMAVFVRAVDLGSFAAAAAALGLSAPMVGKHVRFLEERLGVRLLNRTTRRQSLTEFGRAYYERCRTVLAEAEAADALAADQFGEPRGKLRVALPVLFGRCCVMPILLDLARRHPQLELDLAFGDGFVDLAEGGHDLAIRTGELPDAANLVTRRVARQHMIVCAAPSYLEAHGVPAQLADLADHDALIYRRSGGVRPWLFPREDGPVAEMMPLHRLRFDNLEAIADAAVLGMGLAWLPSWLVRERLKAGALVELLPGEGRLPYDVHALWLQTPHLPPKVRVAIDALAAELPGLM, from the coding sequence ATGGATCGCCTCACCAGCATGGCCGTGTTCGTCAGGGCGGTCGATCTCGGCTCCTTCGCCGCGGCTGCAGCGGCGCTCGGCCTGTCCGCGCCGATGGTCGGCAAGCATGTCCGCTTCCTCGAGGAGCGGCTCGGCGTTCGCCTGCTCAATCGCACGACCCGCCGGCAGAGCCTGACCGAGTTCGGCCGCGCCTATTATGAGCGCTGCCGGACGGTCCTCGCTGAGGCCGAGGCGGCCGATGCGCTCGCTGCCGACCAATTCGGCGAGCCGCGCGGCAAGCTTCGGGTGGCGCTGCCGGTGCTGTTCGGCCGGTGCTGCGTCATGCCGATCCTGCTCGATCTGGCGCGCCGCCACCCGCAGCTGGAGCTCGACCTTGCCTTTGGCGACGGCTTTGTCGATCTGGCTGAAGGTGGGCACGACCTCGCCATCCGCACCGGCGAGCTCCCCGATGCGGCCAATCTCGTGACGCGCCGCGTCGCCCGGCAACACATGATCGTCTGCGCAGCGCCGTCCTATCTAGAAGCCCATGGAGTACCGGCGCAGCTCGCCGATCTCGCTGATCATGACGCGCTGATCTATCGCCGCTCCGGCGGCGTGCGCCCCTGGCTGTTTCCCCGGGAGGATGGGCCCGTGGCGGAGATGATGCCGCTTCACCGTCTACGGTTCGACAATCTCGAGGCGATCGCTGATGCGGCCGTGCTCGGCATGGGCCTGGCCTGGCTGCCGTCCTGGCTGGTGCGCGAGCGCCTGAAGGCCGGCGCGCTCGTCGAATTGCTGCCGGGTGAGGGGCGGCTACCTTATGACGTCCATGCGCTCTGGCTGCAGACGCCGCATCTGCCGCCGAAGGTGCGCGTTGCCATCGACGCGCTGGCGGCGGAGTTGCCGGGGCTGATGTGA
- a CDS encoding ABC transporter permease, with protein MSALALFSPGRLGAVLAKEFVQMRRDRITFAMMLVVPIVQLLLFGYAINNDPKGLPAAVLALGQDRYTRSVVAALEVSGYYRFAKRPESAAEAESLMARGAISFLITIPSDFGMRVERGDEPRILVEADATDPAASSNAVGALQTIASRALTRALGTEEVKREQSNSALSFVVHRRYNPEGITQYNIVPGLLGVILQMTMVMMTAMALTREIERGTMENLLAMPATPGEIMLGKVLPYLAVGSVQVAVVLSAAKLLFGVPFLGSLGLLLTCVTIFVLALVLLGYTISTMARTQLQAMQLTFFFFLPSLLLSGFMFPYAGMPLWAQWLGEIFPLTHFLRVVRAIMLKGAGLNDIGTEVFYLSVFVPLYAGIALMRFRSTLD; from the coding sequence ATGAGCGCGCTCGCTTTGTTCTCGCCCGGCCGGCTCGGCGCGGTGCTGGCCAAGGAGTTCGTGCAGATGCGGCGCGACCGCATCACCTTCGCGATGATGCTGGTGGTGCCGATCGTCCAGCTGCTGCTGTTCGGCTATGCGATCAACAACGATCCCAAGGGCTTGCCAGCGGCAGTTCTGGCGTTGGGGCAGGATCGCTACACCCGTTCCGTCGTCGCGGCGCTGGAGGTCTCCGGCTATTACCGCTTCGCCAAGCGGCCGGAGAGCGCGGCCGAGGCCGAGAGCCTGATGGCGCGCGGCGCGATCTCGTTCCTCATCACCATTCCCAGCGATTTCGGCATGCGGGTCGAGCGCGGCGACGAGCCGCGCATCCTGGTCGAGGCCGATGCGACCGATCCGGCGGCGTCGAGCAATGCGGTCGGAGCGCTGCAGACCATCGCCAGCCGGGCGCTGACGCGGGCGCTCGGCACGGAGGAGGTGAAGCGCGAGCAGAGCAACAGCGCGCTCTCCTTCGTGGTGCACCGGCGCTACAACCCGGAAGGGATCACCCAGTACAACATCGTGCCCGGCCTGCTCGGCGTCATCTTGCAGATGACCATGGTGATGATGACGGCGATGGCTCTGACCCGCGAGATCGAGCGCGGCACGATGGAGAACCTGCTCGCCATGCCTGCGACGCCGGGGGAGATCATGCTCGGCAAGGTGCTGCCTTATCTTGCCGTCGGCAGCGTCCAGGTCGCGGTGGTGCTCTCGGCGGCGAAGCTGCTCTTCGGCGTGCCCTTCCTCGGCAGCCTCGGGCTGCTCCTGACCTGCGTCACGATCTTCGTGCTGGCGCTGGTGCTGCTCGGCTACACGATCTCGACGATGGCGCGCACGCAGCTCCAGGCGATGCAATTGACCTTCTTCTTCTTCCTGCCCTCGCTGCTGCTGTCGGGCTTCATGTTCCCCTATGCCGGCATGCCGCTCTGGGCGCAGTGGCTCGGCGAGATCTTCCCGCTGACGCATTTCCTGCGGGTCGTCCGCGCGATCATGCTGAAGGGCGCCGGTCTCAACGATATCGGCACGGAGGTATTTTATCTCTCCGTCTTCGTGCCGCTCTATGCCGGCATCGCACTGATGCGGTTCAGGAGCACGCTGGATTGA
- a CDS encoding type II toxin-antitoxin system Phd/YefM family antitoxin: MKTWPVQDAKARFSELLETCLREGPQIVSKRGADAAVLVPLKDWERLQRSAKPTLKELLLADEARVDLDLPKRGRLRRREPGELV; encoded by the coding sequence ATGAAAACTTGGCCGGTGCAGGATGCGAAGGCTCGCTTCAGCGAGTTGCTCGAGACCTGTCTCAGAGAAGGCCCCCAGATCGTCAGCAAGCGAGGTGCCGACGCGGCCGTTCTTGTCCCGCTGAAGGATTGGGAACGGCTTCAGCGCAGTGCGAAGCCCACATTGAAGGAATTGCTGCTCGCGGACGAGGCTCGCGTCGATCTGGATTTGCCCAAGCGCGGCAGGCTCCGCCGGCGTGAGCCGGGGGAGCTCGTCTGA
- a CDS encoding PLP-dependent aminotransferase family protein — protein sequence MLLASPWSPRLADGGGSASERLVEALARDIADGSLPPGARLPAHRPLAWQLDIGIGTVTKAYAQLERRGLVRSVRGRGMFVAGMSLATSRTIDLSINVPPQQLSDRLLAASLSDLARRLDADSFGAYAAPAGMLQHRALLARWLAPTGLAAPPERLLICNGAQHALAIAFAITCGPDTELLTEALSYPGAIALARRRGLRLTGLAIDDEGLIPQALDKALHEAKTAGRRAVLYITPTLHNPTTATMSEARRQEIAKLCRAHDVLIIEDDIHAALAEPGTIAIAALAPERTLHVSGLSKVLSPGLRIGSLLVPEPWLEPALAELAATCTMASPLSCLIMERWLSEDTAASVARSIREEASRRVAMARELLPPGIAMSSGNGFHVWLPMAPERAKALPARAAASGILLPAPEIFLADAQAPSWGVRLSLGGPKLDRLHDAVAGLRALLLDSGSGLQAPAMP from the coding sequence ATGCTTCTCGCTTCGCCCTGGTCCCCCCGTCTCGCGGATGGTGGCGGCTCGGCCAGCGAGAGGCTGGTCGAGGCCCTCGCCCGCGACATCGCTGATGGCTCGCTTCCGCCGGGCGCGCGTCTGCCGGCCCATCGTCCCCTCGCCTGGCAGCTCGATATCGGCATCGGCACGGTGACCAAGGCCTATGCCCAGCTCGAACGCCGCGGCCTGGTGCGCAGCGTCCGCGGCCGCGGGATGTTCGTCGCTGGCATGTCGCTGGCGACGAGCCGCACGATCGACCTCAGCATCAACGTGCCGCCGCAGCAGCTGAGCGATCGCCTGCTCGCCGCCAGCCTGTCCGACCTTGCAAGGCGGCTCGACGCCGACAGCTTCGGCGCCTATGCCGCGCCCGCCGGAATGCTCCAGCATCGCGCGCTGCTGGCGCGCTGGCTCGCGCCGACAGGCCTTGCCGCTCCCCCCGAGCGGCTGCTGATCTGCAACGGCGCCCAGCATGCGCTCGCCATCGCATTCGCGATCACCTGCGGCCCGGACACCGAGCTGCTGACCGAGGCGCTGAGCTATCCCGGTGCGATCGCCCTCGCCCGCCGGCGCGGCTTGCGGCTGACCGGCCTCGCCATCGACGATGAGGGCCTCATCCCGCAGGCGCTCGACAAGGCCTTGCATGAGGCGAAAACGGCCGGGCGGCGTGCCGTGCTCTACATCACGCCGACCCTGCATAATCCGACCACTGCGACGATGAGCGAAGCCCGGCGCCAGGAAATCGCGAAGCTCTGCCGCGCCCATGATGTGCTCATTATCGAGGACGACATCCACGCTGCCCTGGCCGAGCCGGGCACGATAGCGATCGCCGCGCTCGCGCCCGAACGGACGCTGCATGTCTCCGGCCTGTCGAAGGTCCTGAGCCCGGGCCTGCGTATCGGCTCGCTGCTCGTCCCCGAGCCCTGGCTGGAGCCTGCCCTCGCCGAGCTCGCGGCCACCTGCACCATGGCATCCCCGCTCTCCTGCCTGATCATGGAGCGCTGGCTCAGCGAGGACACCGCCGCTTCGGTGGCGCGCTCGATCCGCGAGGAGGCCAGCCGCCGCGTCGCCATGGCGCGTGAGCTGCTGCCGCCAGGGATCGCCATGAGTTCGGGCAATGGCTTCCATGTCTGGCTGCCGATGGCGCCGGAGCGGGCCAAGGCGCTCCCGGCTCGCGCCGCCGCCTCGGGCATCCTCCTGCCAGCTCCCGAGATTTTCCTGGCCGATGCGCAGGCACCGTCATGGGGCGTGCGGCTCAGTCTCGGCGGCCCGAAGCTCGACAGGCTGCACGATGCAGTTGCGGGCCTGCGTGCCTTGCTTCTCGATAGCGGCAGTGGCTTGCAGGCTCCGGCCATGCCGTGA
- a CDS encoding type II toxin-antitoxin system VapC family toxin, translating to MYLLDTNIVSELRRPRPHGAVLAWLEGVADADLHLSAVTIGEIQAGIEMTREQDVAKAAEIEAWLEQVAQTYNILDMNAEVFRAWARLMHRKSGEIIEDAMIAATASVHGLTVVTRNIRDFEGLNVPLLNPFSAA from the coding sequence ATGTATCTCCTCGATACGAATATCGTCTCTGAATTACGGCGGCCGCGGCCACATGGCGCCGTGTTGGCTTGGCTGGAAGGTGTGGCCGATGCCGATCTTCATCTCTCCGCGGTCACCATCGGAGAGATACAGGCCGGTATCGAGATGACGCGAGAGCAGGACGTCGCCAAGGCGGCGGAGATTGAGGCTTGGCTGGAGCAGGTCGCGCAGACCTACAATATCCTCGACATGAATGCCGAGGTCTTTCGCGCCTGGGCCAGGCTGATGCACCGAAAGTCGGGTGAGATCATTGAAGACGCGATGATCGCAGCTACTGCCTCTGTTCACGGCTTGACGGTGGTCACGCGCAACATCCGCGATTTCGAGGGATTGAATGTCCCTCTCCTCAACCCGTTTTCAGCCGCTTGA
- a CDS encoding acyl-CoA carboxylase subunit beta — MKDILEQLEDRRAGARLGGGEKRIAAQHKRGKLTARERIELLLDKDSFEEFDMFVQHRAVDFGMDKAEKIPGDGVVTGWGTVNGRTVFVFSKDFTVFGGSLSETHAQKIIKIQDMALKMRAPVVGLFDAGGARIQEGVAALGGYGEVFKRNVQASGVIPQISVIMGPCAGGDVYSPAMTDFIFMVRDTSYMFVTGPEVVKTVTNETVTSEELGGAKVHTSKSSVADGSFENDVEALLQVRRLIDFLPANNTVGVPEWPSFDVPDRVDMSLDTLVPDNPNKPYDIKELILKVVDEGDFFEIQQAYAGNIVTGFARIEGRTVGIVANQPMVLAGVLDSDASRKGARFVRYCDAFEIPIVTLVDVPGFLPGTAQEYGGLIKHGAKLLFAYSECTVPLVTIITRKAYGGAYDVMASKHIGADVNYAWPTAQIAVMGAKGAVEIIFRGGDAETIARQTREYEDRFMSPFVAAERGYIDEVIMPHSTRRRIARALAMLRTKSVERPWRKHDNIPL, encoded by the coding sequence ATGAAGGACATTCTCGAACAGCTCGAAGACCGGCGCGCGGGCGCTCGTCTGGGCGGCGGCGAAAAGCGCATCGCGGCCCAGCACAAGCGCGGCAAGCTCACCGCCCGCGAACGCATCGAGCTCCTGCTCGACAAGGACTCCTTCGAGGAGTTCGACATGTTCGTGCAGCACCGTGCCGTCGATTTCGGCATGGACAAGGCAGAGAAGATCCCCGGCGACGGCGTCGTCACCGGCTGGGGCACGGTCAATGGCCGCACCGTCTTCGTCTTCTCCAAGGACTTCACCGTCTTCGGTGGCTCGCTCTCCGAGACCCACGCCCAGAAGATCATCAAGATCCAGGACATGGCGCTGAAGATGCGCGCACCCGTAGTCGGCCTGTTCGACGCTGGCGGCGCCCGCATCCAGGAGGGCGTCGCGGCGCTCGGCGGCTATGGCGAGGTCTTCAAGAGGAACGTGCAGGCTTCGGGCGTCATCCCGCAGATCTCGGTGATCATGGGCCCCTGCGCCGGCGGCGACGTCTATTCGCCAGCGATGACCGATTTCATCTTCATGGTCCGCGATACCTCCTACATGTTCGTCACCGGCCCGGAGGTGGTGAAGACCGTCACCAACGAGACCGTGACCTCCGAGGAGCTAGGGGGCGCCAAGGTCCATACCTCCAAGTCCTCGGTCGCCGACGGCTCGTTCGAGAACGATGTCGAGGCGCTGCTGCAGGTGCGCCGCCTGATCGACTTCCTGCCGGCCAACAACACGGTCGGCGTGCCGGAATGGCCCTCTTTCGACGTGCCCGATCGCGTCGACATGAGCCTGGACACGCTCGTCCCCGACAATCCGAACAAGCCCTACGACATCAAGGAGCTGATCCTGAAGGTCGTCGACGAGGGCGATTTCTTCGAGATCCAGCAGGCTTACGCCGGCAACATCGTCACCGGCTTCGCCCGGATCGAGGGCCGCACTGTCGGCATCGTCGCCAACCAGCCGATGGTGCTGGCCGGCGTGCTCGATTCCGACGCCAGCCGCAAGGGCGCCCGCTTCGTGCGCTATTGCGACGCCTTCGAGATCCCGATCGTCACTTTGGTCGACGTTCCCGGCTTCCTGCCGGGCACGGCGCAGGAATATGGCGGCCTGATCAAACATGGCGCCAAGCTGCTCTTCGCCTATTCGGAATGCACCGTGCCGCTGGTCACGATCATCACGCGCAAGGCCTATGGCGGCGCCTATGACGTGATGGCCTCCAAGCATATCGGCGCCGACGTCAACTATGCCTGGCCGACGGCGCAGATCGCGGTGATGGGCGCCAAGGGCGCGGTCGAGATCATCTTCCGCGGCGGCGACGCCGAAACCATCGCGCGCCAGACCAGGGAATACGAAGACCGCTTCATGAGCCCCTTCGTCGCGGCTGAGCGCGGCTATATCGACGAAGTCATCATGCCACATTCGACCCGCCGCCGGATCGCCCGCGCGCTCGCCATGCTGCGCACCAAGAGCGTCGAGCGCCCCTGGCGAAAGCACGACAATATCCCGCTCTGA
- a CDS encoding SRPBCC domain-containing protein encodes MSESDIQDRAKQLVFEYQLDAPPEKVWRALSIPAFRERWLPAEVEALSTVPGEEVRYRLREEEPPFLESVVTFQLAPNEGGTELRIIHSLTDARLSQPPAPANSNQPLMLRAA; translated from the coding sequence ATGAGCGAGAGCGACATTCAGGATCGGGCGAAGCAGCTGGTCTTCGAGTATCAGCTCGATGCGCCGCCCGAGAAGGTCTGGCGGGCGCTCAGCATCCCGGCCTTCCGCGAGCGCTGGCTGCCGGCTGAAGTCGAGGCGCTTTCCACCGTCCCGGGGGAGGAAGTGCGCTACCGACTGAGAGAGGAAGAGCCGCCCTTCCTCGAAAGCGTGGTGACCTTCCAGCTCGCGCCGAACGAGGGCGGGACCGAGCTACGGATTATCCATAGCCTGACCGATGCGAGGCTGAGCCAGCCGCCCGCGCCTGCCAACAGCAACCAGCCGCTGATGCTGCGCGCCGCCTGA
- the fabF gene encoding beta-ketoacyl-ACP synthase II: MRRIVVTGLGVVSPLGCGTELAWQRLLAGRSGLRRLPDAVAETLPAKVAGLVPGKAEDNEGGFDPDVAIAPKDQRKMDRFIQFALVAAKEALAQAGWQPQDETERERTATVIASGIGGFPAIAEAVRTTDQRGVRRLSPFTVPSFLVNLAAGHVSIDHGFKGPIGAPVTACAAGVQAIGDAARMIRAGEVDIALCGGSEACVDLVALGGFAAARALSTGFNDEPEKASRPFDRDRDGFVMGEGAGILVIEALEHAQARGATILAELTGYGTSADAYHITSGPEDGSGARRAMETALKQAGLKPGDVGHLNAHSTSTPVGDRGELAAIKAVFGEAGGIAISATKAATGHLLGAAGGLEAVFTILALRDQIAPPTLNLENPDEDAAGLDLVAKTARRLPMEHAISNGFGFGGVNASVVFRRWA; the protein is encoded by the coding sequence ATGCGCCGCATCGTCGTCACCGGGTTGGGCGTCGTCTCGCCTTTGGGCTGCGGCACCGAGCTCGCCTGGCAGCGCCTGCTCGCCGGCCGCTCGGGCTTGCGCCGCTTGCCGGACGCGGTCGCCGAGACCCTGCCGGCCAAGGTCGCCGGCCTGGTGCCGGGGAAGGCCGAGGACAATGAGGGCGGCTTCGATCCCGACGTGGCGATCGCGCCGAAGGACCAGCGCAAGATGGACCGCTTCATCCAGTTCGCGCTGGTCGCCGCCAAGGAGGCGCTGGCGCAGGCCGGCTGGCAGCCGCAGGACGAAACCGAGCGCGAGCGCACCGCAACGGTGATCGCCTCCGGCATTGGCGGCTTCCCGGCGATCGCCGAGGCGGTGCGGACCACCGACCAGCGCGGCGTGCGCCGGCTCTCGCCCTTCACCGTGCCGTCCTTCCTGGTCAATCTCGCCGCTGGCCATGTCTCGATCGACCATGGCTTCAAGGGGCCGATAGGCGCGCCGGTGACCGCTTGCGCCGCTGGCGTGCAGGCGATCGGCGATGCCGCACGGATGATCCGGGCCGGCGAAGTCGACATCGCGCTCTGCGGTGGCAGCGAGGCCTGCGTCGATCTCGTCGCGCTCGGCGGTTTCGCTGCGGCGCGGGCGCTTTCGACGGGCTTCAACGACGAGCCGGAAAAGGCTTCGCGCCCCTTCGACCGCGATCGCGACGGCTTCGTCATGGGCGAGGGCGCCGGGATATTGGTGATCGAGGCGCTTGAGCATGCGCAGGCGCGCGGCGCGACGATCCTGGCCGAACTCACCGGCTACGGCACCAGCGCTGACGCCTATCACATCACCTCCGGCCCCGAGGACGGCTCGGGCGCGCGCCGGGCGATGGAGACGGCGCTGAAACAAGCGGGGCTGAAGCCCGGCGATGTCGGCCATCTCAACGCCCATTCGACCTCGACGCCGGTCGGCGACCGCGGTGAGCTGGCGGCGATCAAGGCCGTGTTCGGCGAGGCGGGCGGCATCGCGATCAGTGCGACCAAGGCTGCGACCGGCCACCTGCTCGGCGCAGCCGGTGGGCTGGAGGCGGTCTTCACGATCCTCGCCTTGCGTGACCAGATCGCGCCGCCGACGCTCAATCTCGAGAACCCTGACGAGGATGCGGCCGGGCTCGACCTGGTAGCGAAGACGGCCCGGCGGCTGCCGATGGAGCACGCCATCTCGAACGGTTTCGGCTTCGGCGGCGTCAATGCCAGTGTGGTGTTCAGGCGCTGGGCCTGA
- a CDS encoding helix-turn-helix domain-containing protein — protein sequence MQPELAPLTECPCALAVETVGEWWSILILRDALQGLTRFDEFERSLGIAPNMLTRRLKHLTESGLFERRLYSERPKRYEYVLTEKGRDVFPVVVALIGFANRHLAPEGASLLLAERGTGRPITPIVVDAATLQPVTADSATVIAGPRASNDLRERLAARQAATQARSY from the coding sequence ATGCAGCCCGAGCTCGCTCCCCTCACCGAATGCCCCTGCGCCCTTGCGGTCGAGACCGTCGGCGAGTGGTGGAGCATCCTGATCCTGCGCGATGCACTGCAGGGGCTGACCCGCTTCGACGAGTTCGAACGCAGCCTCGGCATCGCGCCGAACATGCTGACGCGCCGGCTGAAGCATCTCACCGAGAGCGGGCTGTTCGAGCGGCGGCTCTATAGCGAGCGGCCGAAGCGCTATGAGTACGTCCTGACCGAGAAGGGCCGCGACGTCTTTCCGGTCGTCGTGGCGCTGATCGGCTTCGCCAACCGGCATCTTGCGCCCGAGGGCGCCTCGCTATTGCTGGCCGAGCGCGGGACCGGGCGGCCGATCACGCCGATCGTCGTCGATGCCGCGACCTTGCAGCCGGTCACTGCGGACAGCGCCACCGTCATCGCCGGGCCCCGCGCCAGCAACGACCTGCGCGAGCGCCTCGCCGCGCGCCAGGCAGCCACCCAAGCCAGATCGTACTAG
- a CDS encoding metalloregulator ArsR/SmtB family transcription factor, whose amino-acid sequence MEQDIFRALADPTRRAIFEKLASGGLNASALREGMAISQPAMSQHLAVLRTAGLVREERQGRFVNYEVDPDGLALIAQWLAKYRAYWPARIDALKDLLRDMDQ is encoded by the coding sequence ATGGAGCAGGACATCTTCAGGGCACTGGCCGACCCGACCCGCCGGGCGATCTTCGAGAAGCTCGCTTCCGGCGGTCTGAACGCCAGCGCCTTGCGCGAGGGCATGGCGATCAGCCAGCCGGCGATGTCGCAGCATCTTGCTGTGCTGCGGACCGCCGGGCTGGTGCGCGAGGAACGGCAGGGGCGCTTCGTCAATTACGAGGTCGACCCGGACGGGCTTGCCCTGATCGCGCAATGGCTGGCGAAATACCGAGCCTACTGGCCGGCGCGCATCGATGCCCTCAAGGATCTGCTGCGGGACATGGACCAATGA
- a CDS encoding zinc-dependent alcohol dehydrogenase family protein: MARTIRFHRHGGPEVLTIEDIDVALPGRGEVQIRTKALGLNRAEALFRSGTYIEQARFPSGIGLEAAGLIENIGAGVEGLLPGDAVSLVPPRSMVSSPVHGELVTVPADLVVKHPSPLGWEAAAASWMQYLTAYGALIDIARLGRGEFVVITASSSSVGLAAIQIANRIGAIPIAVTRTSRKAQALREAGAAHVIASAEDDLEARLKEIAGEHGVRAVFDAVGGPAFLPLTAAMARGGMLIEYGGLSPEATPFPLFNVLSKSLTLRGYLVHEIAGDPARLAAAKAFILDGLGDGSLKPIIARTFPFEQIVEAHRYLESNEQFGKVVVTL, from the coding sequence ATGGCCCGTACGATCCGCTTTCACCGCCATGGCGGCCCCGAAGTCCTGACCATCGAGGATATCGACGTTGCACTGCCCGGCCGCGGCGAGGTCCAGATTCGGACCAAGGCGCTCGGCCTCAACCGGGCCGAGGCGCTATTTCGCTCTGGCACCTACATCGAACAGGCGCGCTTTCCGTCCGGCATCGGCCTTGAAGCCGCCGGCCTGATCGAGAACATCGGCGCCGGCGTCGAGGGCCTCTTGCCCGGCGATGCCGTCAGCCTGGTGCCGCCACGCTCGATGGTGAGCTCGCCGGTGCATGGCGAGCTCGTCACCGTCCCGGCCGACTTGGTGGTGAAGCACCCGTCGCCGCTCGGCTGGGAGGCCGCCGCGGCCAGCTGGATGCAATACCTTACCGCCTATGGCGCGTTGATCGACATCGCCCGCCTCGGCCGCGGCGAGTTCGTCGTTATCACCGCCTCATCGAGCAGCGTCGGCCTCGCCGCGATCCAGATCGCCAACCGGATCGGCGCGATCCCGATCGCGGTGACGCGGACTTCGCGCAAGGCGCAGGCGCTGCGCGAGGCTGGAGCCGCCCATGTTATCGCTTCGGCCGAGGACGACCTTGAAGCCCGGCTGAAGGAGATCGCCGGCGAGCACGGCGTCAGGGCGGTGTTCGACGCCGTCGGCGGCCCGGCCTTCCTGCCGCTGACCGCAGCGATGGCACGCGGCGGCATGCTGATCGAGTATGGCGGCCTCAGCCCAGAGGCGACGCCCTTCCCGCTCTTCAACGTACTGAGCAAGAGCCTGACGTTGCGCGGCTATCTCGTCCACGAGATCGCCGGCGATCCCGCGCGCCTCGCCGCCGCCAAGGCCTTCATCCTCGACGGCCTGGGCGATGGCTCGCTGAAGCCGATCATCGCCCGGACTTTCCCGTTCGAGCAGATCGTCGAAGCGCATCGCTACCTCGAATCGAACGAACAGTTCGGCAAGGTCGTGGTGACGCTTTAG